In Acropora muricata isolate sample 2 chromosome 11, ASM3666990v1, whole genome shotgun sequence, one DNA window encodes the following:
- the LOC136889806 gene encoding uncharacterized protein, with the protein MSEDRSRSWSGGSSASQVSLSSQTEKNGINPEVDCLLLLLPPKVKDFSWELQNEFSKPLDPRKMSGCDWRKVASRLGFSKIIPQLEKMENPTIALFRECTETTTGMLLDILVDIERSDVLDDILKFLKVDCSELQLTKFSTEESPRSTDSSARSLSWRLQNLGHESFLDETGAPRGTPVHQESEEAEEDFLSDESKNFWVRISGEYQQKKLTDFVKAAKNQFPIATQRGNITEKFLCRILGIEYGQARNDSYVTLKGFLELVALFGPFKPGPDGCLQKMYDLMKQSISRREGQKESWFAGNMDETEAANLLSDQSPGHFLIRISSSRAREGVFVLAVKTRDNGVVQIQIERDLQDNTLLLADQKFSDLMSIVAALRRDVLLEYCRELLRNPCPGLPLNALFTGYESAAGRRTGHGLGRGKHLI; encoded by the exons ATGAGTGAAGACAGATCAAgaag TTGGAGTGGAGGCTCTTCTGCATCGCAAGTCAGCCTTAGTAGTCAAACAGAGAAAAATGGAATTAATCCAGAAGTAGATTGTTTG CTTTTACTTCTCCCACCAAAAGTAAAAGACTTCAGCTGGGAACTTCAAAATGAGTTTTCAAAGCCACTAGACCCACGCAAAATGTCAGGCTGTGATTGGAGGAAAGTAGCATCAAGACTGGgcttttcaaagataattcctCAACTTGAGAAAATGGAGAATCCCACTATTGCGCTGTTTAGGGAATGCACAGAAACAACTACAGGGATGTTGTTGGACATTCTTGTAGACATAGAGCGATCCGATGTGTTAGATGACATTCTGAAATTTCTGAAAGTAGACTGTTCAGAGCTGCAGttgacaaaattttcaacagaaGAGAGTCCCCGTAGCACTGACAGCTCTGCCAGGAGCTTGTCTTGGCGTTTACAAAATCTAGGACATGAAAG TTTCTTGGATGAAACTGGTGCCCCCAGGGGGACACCTGTCCATCAAGAATCTGAAGAAGCAG AAGAGGACTTCTTATCAGATGAGTCTAAAAACTTCTGGGTGAGGATTTCAGGAGAATATCAACAAAAG aaaTTGACAGACTTTGTGAAAGCTGCAAAGAACCAGTTTCCAATAGCTACGCAGCGAGGAAACATCACGGAAAAGTTTCTTTGTAGAATTTTGGGGATTGAATATG GCCAAGCTAGAAATGATAGTTATGTGACTCTGAAAGGCTTCCTCGAGTTGGTTGCTCTTTTTGGACCATTCAAACCAGGACCTGATGGATGTCTTCAAAAG ATGTATGACTtgatgaaacagtccatctcaAGGCGAGAAGGCCAAAAAGAAAG TTGGTTTGCAGGTAACATGGATGAGACTGAGGCTGCAAACCTGCTTAGTGACCAGTCACCAGGACATTTCCTGATCAGAATCAGTTCTTCTCGCGCACGTGAAGGCGTGTTTGTGTTGGCAGTCAAGACTCGTGATAATGGGGTTGTTCAGATTCAAATTGAG AGAGATTTACAGGACAACACCTTGCTTTTAGCAgaccagaaattttcagatctGATGTCCATTGTGGCTGCTCTCAGGAGAGATGTGCTCCTGGAATACTGCAGGGAACTTCTTCGCAATCCGTGCCCAGGCCTTCCGCTGAATGCATTGTTCACTGGTTATGAGAGTGCAGCAGGAAGACGAACTGGGCATGGGCTTGGACGAGGAAAACACCTTATATAG
- the LOC136889807 gene encoding zinc finger CCCH domain-containing protein 14-like — MEIGNEISQKIRSTIKTKLKELGSYVDDELPDYIMVMLANKRSKEQMTEDLVLFLGTNTALFTEWLVNIIKKLQDVASLQLEEDAKQKKVLPEQSVLPQVNTKTETVKTKEEKESAPKISSKFRQQSPSRRIDAKDIHSSKSEGRVKHKTTSNVVKTVGLSSKGSSRKRKHSSSEEEDSRASQLHSIVKVKDRKPTLPVSKQASGNLLKKAVAAAHHSVNKTGTCITSSLKYDPTSPPSPIRSHSYEEKQQQKELLLQQHRELQKCFLQMKHREEIPEIEMDVAVDGGLEMEEVLGVQENVKEEIDENESRDDDQECQEEENIQEPEAPVIELHVSETDTFEDGVEAVVPGDMRIVAFADSQAGGEYSDEESRKRKKKRRAVKSKKERPSSPKFIVTLDGADSDLEDKYDDQVKKEKKKSRSKKKLETDDFEEIDTSDVKEKLEPEGEMTTPGKPPIKQITFDFGVEGGESEDTSPVKNKQATQDRCKFWPECKNGDSCPFYHPTVTCRSFPNCRFGESCRFIHPPCKFDGRCANSACPYTHKLKNKQQTSPVSAPLSGFMFPSPSVLIPSSPIVPPTPCKFYPSCTKADCPFYHPQPKPCRFGLSCSRPNCLFSHPAKPSSLKWVAPSLHISERRFAMSEQKVTSMPVI; from the exons ATGGAAATTGGAAACGAAATTAGCCAGAAGATAAGA AGTACTATAAAGACAAAGCTAAAAGAACTGGGATCTTATGTTG aTGACGAGTTGCCAGACTACATCATGGTTATGTTAGCAAACAAGAGAAGTAAGGAGCAGATGACAGAGGACTTGGTGTTATTTCTAGGGACAAACACGGCTTTGTTTACTGAATG GTTGGTCAACATAATTAAGAAGCTTCAAGATGTGGCAAGTTTACAACTTGAAG AAgatgcaaaacagaaaaaagtgtTGCCTGAGCAATCTGTATTACCACAAGTTAATACGAAAACAGAAACTGTTAAAactaaagaagaaaaagagtCTGCCCCTAAAATCTCTTCAAAGTTCAGACAACAAAGCCCGTCTCGACGCATAGATGCAAAGGACATTCATAGTAGCAAATCTGAAGGAAGAGTCA AACACAAGACAACTAGTAATGTTGTGAAAACCGTGGGGCTTTCATCAAAAGGGTCTTCACGGAAGAGAAAGCACTCATCGTCAGAGGAAGAAGATTCAAGAGCATCTCAGCTTCACAGCATTGTAAAAGTGAAAGATAGAAA GCCTACTCTGCCTGTTTCCAAGCAAGCCTCTGGTAATCTGCTCAAGAAAGCTGTTGCGGCAGCCCACCATTCTGTGAACAAAACAGGTACTTGTATAACATCCAGTCTGAAATATGACCCCACGTCACCACCATCGCCAATTAGATCTCACAGCTATGAggagaaacaacaacagaaagAGCTCTTGCTTCAGCAGCACAGAGAATTACAAAAGTGCTTTTTGCAAATGAAACACCGTGAAGAAATTCCAGAGATAGAGATGGACGTGGCAGTCGATGGTGGCCTTGAAATGGAAGAAGTTCTTGGTGTCCAAGAGAATGTGAAAGAAGAGATTGATGAAAATGAGAGTAGAGACGATGACCAGGAATGCCAGGAAGAAGAGAATATCCAGGAACCAGAG GCACCAGTGATTGAGCTTCATGTGTCTGAAACTGACACATTTGAGGATGGTGTAGAGGCAGTTGTACCTGGTGACATGAGAATTGTTGCCTTTGCAGACAGCCAGGCTGGAGGGGAATACTCGGATGAAGAGAGtagaaagaggaagaaaaaacgACGAGCTGTCAAGTCGAAAAA GGAAAGACCATCAAGCCCTAAGTTTATTGTGACACTGGATGGAGCAGACAGCGACTTGGAGGACAAATACGATGACCAAgttaagaaggaaaagaaaaagagcagATCAAAGAAAAAGCTTGAAACAGATGATTTTGAGGAAATTGATACTTCTGATGTAAAGGAGAAGCTTGAACCAGAAGGGGAGATGACTACACCAGGAAAACCACCCATAAAGCAAATCACATTTGATTTTGGAGTGGAAGGAG GTGAAAGTGAAGACACATCTCCTGTAAAGAACAAGCAAGCAACACAAGATAGGTGCAAGTTCTGGCCGGAATGCAAGAACGGAGACAGTTGTCCATTTTATCACCCAACAGTTACTTGCAG ATCTTTTCCTAACTGTAGATTTGGAGAAAGCTGTAGATTTATTCACCCTCCTTGTAAATTTGATGGAAG GTGTGCAAATTCAGCTTGCCCTTAcacacacaaattaaaaaataaacagcAAACCTCTCCTGTGTCAGCCCCACTTTCAG GCTTCATGTTTCCATCACCAAGTGTCCTGATACCTTCCTCACCAATTGTTCCACCAACGCCTTGCAAGTTTTATCCATCTTGTACCAAAGCTGATTGTCCTTTTTATCATCCACAACCCAAG CCTTGTCGCTTTGGGTTAAGCTGCTCCAGACCTAATTGTTTGTTCAGCCATCCTGCAAAACCGTCTTCATTAAAATGGGTTGCTCCGTCATTACACATCAG TGAAAGAAGATTTGCTATGTCAGAACAGAAAGTGACATCAATGCCTGTTATTTAG
- the LOC136889805 gene encoding serine/threonine-protein kinase PAK 4-like encodes MLKRLFNKKRRRVEISEPHNFEHRFHTGYDKESGKFHGLPPQWEALLGLKRDSPKRPKPIVDPEIITQVSPIRKSQWNLMTSGKPDARFISVSRSNSLRNSFRGTPNARPISKKRERLTSGEEEIKFSRASNGNVPQAKVREQNINRRRFSQGSERSYSERNFNQRQSFPSIQRETSASSDYGSASTDSAGENAGDDLRSSSKTKLMYSDSLVTHEQFRNALELVVTSNEAPHNLENFIKIGEGSTGVVCLARDNKTRRQVAVKKMDLKKQQRRELLFNEVVIMRDYPHPNIVEMYGSYLVGDELWVVMEFLEGGSLTDIITHTSLSEEQVSCICRSVLKALAFLHPQGVIHRDIKSDSILLTPSGQVKLSDFGFCAQVTEEMQRRKSLVGTPYWMAPEVISRKPYGPEADIWSLGIMVLEMINGEPPYFSEPPLQAMRKLRDLDPPITRADHEEMSPRLLSFLQRTLVRDPAQRASAFELLNHPFIRSTSNSPSLADMMKSFRHSVC; translated from the exons atgttAAAACGTCTGTTCAACAAGAAACGCAGACGAGTTGAAATCTCGGAACCACACAACTTCGAGCATCGATTTCATACAGGCTATGACAAAGAGAGTGGCAAGTTTCATGGTCTACCACCGCAATGGGAAGCCTTGCTTGGTTTAAAGAGAGATTCACCAAAACGACCAAAGCCGATTGTCGATCCTGAAATCATCACACAAGTTTCACCCATTCGAAAATCCCAGTGGAATTTAATGACCTCTGGAAAGCCAGATGCGAGATTTATTTCCGTATCTCGGTCCAATTCACTTCGAAATTCGTTCCGAGGCACTCCTAACGCCAGACCAATCTCAAAGAAACGCGAAAGGTTAACTTCTGGGGAAGAAGAAATCAAATTTAGTCGAGCATCAAACGGCAATGTTCCGCAGGCGAAAGTTCGCGAACAGAATATCAACCGACGCCGATTTTCCCAAGGTAGCGAAAGGTCTTACTCTGAAAGAAACTTCAACCAGCGACAAAGTTTTCCATCTATTCAAAGAGAAACATCTGCAAGCTCGGATTACGGCTCTGCTAGTACAGATTCGGCGGGGGAAAATGCTGGCGATGATCTCCGAAGTTCTTCGAAGACGAAACTTATGTACTCTGATTCATTGGTCACTCACGAACAATTTCGCAACGCATTGGAATTAGTCGTCACCTCAAACGAAGCTCCTCATAATcttgaaaattttattaaaattggCGAGGGTTCGACTGGAGTAGTCTGTCTTGCACGAGATAACAAGACGCGAAGGCAAGTGGCTGTGAAAAAAATGGATCTCAAAAAGCAACAACGAAGAGAACTTTTGTTTAACGAG GTTGTGATTATGAGAGATTATCCTCATCCAAACATTGTAGAGATGTATGGCAGTTATCTGGTGGGAGATGAACTTTGGGTTGTTATGGAATTCCTTGAAGGAGGATCCTTAACAGATATCATCACTCACACAAG CTTATCAGAGGAGCAGGTTTCTTGCATTTGCCGATCTGTGCTCAAAGCCTTGGCATTCCTCCATCCTCAAGGAGTCATACACAGGGATATAAAAAGTGACAGCATTCTTTTAACTCCTAGTGGACAG GTGAAGCTCTCTGATTTTGGTTTTTGTGCTCAAGTGACAGAGGAAATGCAGAGACGTAAGTCTTTAGTAGGAACTCCTTATTGGATGGCACCAGAAGTTATTTCAAGAAAGCCATATGGCCCAGAG GCTGATATCTGGTCCCTTGGAATCATGGTTCTTGAAATGATTAATGGAGAGCCACCTTATTTCAGtgagcctccattgcaagcaaTGAGAAAACTAAGAGACTTGGATCCACCAATCACAAGAGCAGATCATGAGGAG ATGTCCCCACGACTGCTGTCTTTTCTACAAAGGACTTTGGTGCGTGACCCAGCTCAAAGAGCATCTGCTTTTGAACTCCTGAATCATCCCTTCATTCGCAGCACGTCTAATTCACCATCATTGGCTGATATGATGAAGAGCTTTCGACACAGTGTTTGTTAG